A window of Deltaproteobacteria bacterium genomic DNA:
GCGCAGGCGGGCGGTGATGGTTTCATCCAGGAAGCTGGCATTGGCGAAGAAGAGAGGGCCGTTGAAGCGGACCATGTCCACATGCGGGCAAAGATCCAGGCCGTGACGGGTGGCGTCGCGGAGTTCGCCTTCTTCGGTGCGGGCCAGGGAACTGACCGTGGGCCGCATGTTGCGGTACAGGAAAACGGCCAGGGACAGCCCCACGCCGACCATGATGCCCTTGTCCAGATGCGGTGCGAAAGCCAGGGTGGCGACAAAGGTAATGACCGAGATGGCGCCGTCGTACCAGGCGATTTTCCAGGCATGCACGAAACAGGACGGGTGGATGAGGCCCATGACCGCCATCATGATCACGGCCGCCAGGGTGCACTGGGGAAGATGGTACAGAAGCGGGGTCAGGAACAAGAGCGCCACGAGAACCACGGCGCTGGTGAAGACACTGGAAAATCCGGTCTGGGCTCCGGCCTGGAGATTGACGGCCGAGCGGGAGAACGATCCGGATACCGGATAGGCCCGGCTGAAGGCGCCGACGATGTTGGCCAGACCCTGACCGATGAGTTCCTGGTTTGGGTCCAGGCTCTGGCCGGTCTTGGCGGCCATGGCCTTGGCGATGGAGATGGCCTCCATGAAGCCGAGCAGGGCGATGATGGCGGCGTACGGCAGCAGGCGCGCCATGACCCCCAGATCGACATGGGGCACGGTGAGGCTGGGCAGGCCGCCGGGCACGTTGCCGACCACGGCACCGCCACCGATCAGTGTCAGGCTATTTGGATCAAGGGGCGCGTTGCCGACCTTGATCCGCCATGTGCGGCCATCGGCGGACGCGTCGTTTGGCGCGGCCTCAAGGGGCGTATACACGGTGCGCCCATCCAGGCCGGGAACGCCCCGCAGCAGGGTGGCGCGCAACTGGGCCTTGAGGCTTGCGGCCTGATTTTTGGCGATGTCCATTTCCAGGGCCAGACGGCGCAGTTCGTGCTCGTCATCGACCAGGGCGAAGCGTTCGCCCTTGGTCTTGGCTTCTTCCACGGCCGTGTTCAGGACCGTGCGGCGCGCGGCCAAGTCTGTCTGGGCCTGCATGGCCGCGTTGTAACGACCGATGGCGTCCACGACCTGGGGCGCGGCCACACTGTCCTGGCCGACGCTGACATTGTGTTCAAAGCCCGTGGTCCAGGAAAAGAGCGTGGTCAGAACAACGGCCACGAGAACATTGGGCACGCGGGGCGTGTATTTTTTGAGTACGAACATGAGGGCAAAAGCGAACACGCCCAGGGCCAGGGTGGGCCAGTGCGTGTAGTTCGCGGCCGCCCGCGCCACGCGCAGAATGGTTTCATAGTGATGTTCGGCGCTGTCCACGGACACGCCGAACATTTTGGAAAGCTGGCTGGTGGCGATGATGATGGCCGCCGCGTTGGTGAATCCGGCCACCACCGGGTGCGAAAGAAAATTGACGACAAGGCCCAGACGCAAAATGCCCAGGGCCAGCTGGAACAGCCCCACGACCAGGGCCAGAAGCACGGCGTAGGCGATGTAGCTTTCACTGCCGGCCGTGGCCAAGGGTTCCAGGGACGCTGCGGTCATGAGGGACACCACGGCCACCGGGCCCGTGGCCAGTTGACGGCTTGATCCGAACAGCGCGGCCACCAGCGGCGGCAGGAAGGAGGCATACAGACCGTAATAGGGCGGCAGGCCGGCCAGCTGGGCGTAGGCCATGCTTTGGGGAATGAGGACCAGGGCCACGGTCAGGCCGGCCATGAAGTCCATCTTCAGGTGCCCGAGGGTATATGTCTTGATCCAGCCAAGAAAAGGAACGATTTTCAGTACACACGTCGCCATGTTGTTCTCTCCACGAAAATGGGATGCGAGTTCGAAAAAGCTGCCCAGGTCTTATTTGATCGTGAACAGGGCGAGGCCGGTTTGGCCGTGGACCAGTTCGCCTTCCTCGGGTTCGCTCAGGATGAATTCGATGCGGCCGTTGTTGCGCACCAGTTCGCTGACGGCCGCGTCCACGGAGCCGAAGCGGATTTCGTGCAGCATGTTTACGCCGTGCCGGGCGGCGGCTTCCTGCCAGGACGCCGCCGCGCGTTCGGCCAGATGGGCGAAGGAACTCCGCCAGTCCGGACTTGTGTTGGCCACGCCCACGCTCAGAAAGAGGAGGTCGCTGCCCATGCGTTCCGCCACGCCCAGGGCGTATTGTCCCAGGCGTTCGGAAAAGGTGCAGCCATGGCCGATGACCAGAATGCGTCGCCGGCCGATGCGTGTCTGCTCCATGAGATCGGCGGCGAGGATCTGCTCGCCGGCCTCGGCCAGGGCCATGGCCTCGGCGTAATCCGCCAGACGGTCTTGCATGGAATGGGCGTGGCGCAGGGTCGGGGACGAAGCTGCCGTGGATTTGAGCCGGGCCATGGGGTCTCCTCGGTGTGTAACGGTTGGGCTATTTGGCCTGCAGGGTCGGACGGGGACGTTTTTCCGTCTGGGTGGGTGCGGTGGCGCGGGTGGCGTCGTTTTTGCGCTGCCCCTGCATCAGGAAGCGGGCTTCGGCCTGGAGGCCGCGTTCGGCAAAGGCCGTGGCGGCATAGGCGGATTCAATGGTTTCACGGATGGTGCTCATTTTGCTTACCTCGCGTTACAAGTTATGCGCGGCCTAAAACAAGGCGCGTGCCAGAATTGTATTTCTGGCAATTTCTTGAAATTAAATGATTTTTTTTGATGACTGGTAAGCGGGGGCAAAGGGTGTCATGTTGCAGATCGCAACATGTGAATCTTGGAACAAGGCGCGGTCCGGATTGTCAGGCCTGATGCAGATTGCAGCGTCGTTGCAAAGTGCAACAAGGGGAGGGTGGCGCGTGGAACCGGGCGAGGGAGATTGGATGATATTTTTTCGCAAGCAAGAATTGGAGACAGCCCAACCCGTGGCCGATCCCACGGGGTTGCGGGCCAAGGTCGGGCAGGTGGAATTGCCGGAAGGCGTGAAGACCGCGGTGGAGGCCGAGATTGGGCGCATGGAAAAGACCGACGCGGCCGTGGCCGAGTATTCCATTGCCCTCAATTATGTCGAAACCCTGCTCGGTCTGCCCTGGACCGGGCTGACGCGCGACAATCTTGATCTGGACCAGGCCGCGGCCGTGTTCGATGGTAGCCACGCGGGGCTCGGACAGGTGCGGGAGCGAGTTCTGGAACACCTGGCTTCGCGCGTCCTCCATGCCAAGCGTCAGGCCGCGATTCTGGTCGTGGACGATGAGCCCATCGCCCGGACCAACCTGCGGCATGTTCTGGCCAAGGAAGGGTATGCGGTGGAGGTGGCGGCCAATGGCGAGGAAGCCTTGGATTGTCTGCGCCGGCAGGAGTTCGACTGCATTGTCACTGATCTGAAGATGGAGCGCATGGACGGCCTGCAACTGCTGGAAGCCGCCTCCAAGATCGCGCCCGAAACCCGTTTCATTCTGGTCACCGGTTATGCCACGGTCGATTCGGCCGTGCAGGCCATCAAGACCGGGGCCGTGCATTATCTGGCCAAGCCCATTGATCTGAGTGAACTGCGCGAGGCCGTGCGTTCCGTGCTCGTGTCGCGCACGCACCGTTACGCCAGCCGTGCGCCCATTCTGTGCTTTGTCGGCCCTCCGGGCGTGGGCAAGACCTCGGTTGGCCGGGCCATCGCCGAGGCCCTGGGCCGGAAGTTCTACCGCATGTCCCTGGCCGACCTGCGTGACGAGGCCGAACTGCGCGGCCACCGTCGGACTTACGTCGGCGCCATGCCCGGCCGCATTATCCAGGCCCTCAAAAGCGTGGGCGCGCGCAATCCGGTGTTCATGCTCGATGAGATGGACAAAATCGGTCAGGACGTGAAGGGCGACCCGGCCATGGCCCTTCTGGAAATTCTCGATCCGGAGCAGAACGCCCGCTATGTGGACCGTTATCTGGAGATGCCCTTTGATTTGTCCGAGGTGCTGTTCATCGCCACGGCCAACGGCATCGAGCGCCTGGCCGGGCCGCTGCTGGATCGGTTGGAAGTGGTGCAGTTTTCGGGCTATTCCGAGCGGGAAAAGCTGGACATCGCCACCCGTTTTCTTTTGCCCCGGCAGCTGCGCGGGCACGGTCTGGTCAGTCCCTATCCGACGATCACCGACGATGCCCTGGTGCGCATCATCCGTGAGTACACCAATGAATCCGGCGTGCGCGGCCTGGAGCGCGAGATCGCCCGGCTGTGCCGCAAGCTGACCCGTCTGCGTCTGGATCACGGCCCCGCGGCCACGGCCGCTCCGGTCACGGCCGAGGGCGCGGCGGCCCTGCTCGGCCCGGCCCGCTTCCGGCATGACGCGGCCAGCGGCGCGCCGCTGGTGGGCACGGCCACGGGAATGGTGTGGTCCGAAACGGGTGGAGAGGTCATTTTTGTCGAGGCCACGCGCATGACCGGGCCGGGCCAGCTGCTCCTGACCGGTTCCCTGGGCGGGGTGCTCAAGGAGTCGGCCCAGATCGCGCTCAGTTTCATCCGCAGCAATGCTTTGGCGCTTGGCGTTGCCCCGGATTTTTTCGAGGGCCATGACATTCATATCCATATTCCGGCCGGCGGCATCGCCAAGGACGGCCCCTCGGCCGGCCTGACCATTGCCGTGGCCCTGGTTTCGCTTCTGACCGGCCGACCGGCCAGGGCCGATGTGGCCTTGTCCGGCGAGCTGTCCCTCATCGGCCGGGTCCTGCCGGTCAGCGGCGTGCGCGAGAAAATTCTGGCCGCCCTGCGCGGCCGGGCCGCCCGCGTGGTGCTGCCCGCCGCCAATGCGGCCGATGTGGAGACCCTGCGTGAAAGCGTCGGCGAGTTGCCGCCGGTGACCCTGGTCGATCGCGTCGAGGACGCCCTGGCCGTGGCCCTGGTCGGCCCGGAGGAGGAGCCATGCAAGGTCTTGTAGCCCGTTTTGCCAGCGGCAAGATCCGTCAGATCGTGCTTTTCGGCATGATCGTGTCCATTTTGAGTTTTTCGGTGCTGGGCGGCATTTCCTATTATTATCTGCTCCAGATCGAAGACGCCCTGGGCCTGGCCGAAGTGGTCGATGATTTGAGCAACGACATCCTCGAGACACGGCGCTACGAAAAAAACTATCTCCTCTATGCCCTTGAGGAGGATTACGTCGAGACCCTGCGCTACAGCGAGCGGGCCCTGGGCACCATTGACCGCATCGGACCCGTGGATGACGGGCTCATCGGATCGGATCAGCGCGGTCAGGCGACCCTTGTCTTGCTGCGGGACCGTTTGAACCGTTATCGAGCGTTGTTCGCCGATCAGAACTCCCTGCGACTGGCCGGCAGCTCGGCCGAAAGCGAGGCCCTGCGCCCGGAGCTGCGCGAGCAGGGCAAGGTTCTGGTGGAGGAATCGCGGCTGTTCGTGGTCTATCAGCGCGAGCGCATCCTGGGCATCGTCGGGACGCTCAAGCGCCAGCTGTCCGTGTCCATCGCGGCCTTTATCGCCGTGGCCATGTTTTTTTCCTGGCTGGTGGGGCGACGCATATTCGGGGCCTTGTCCATCATCGAACGTTCGGCCCGGCAGATCGTGCAGGGCAACTTCGAGGCCCTGCCCATGCCCGATACCAGTGACGAAACCACGGGCGTGGTCGAGGCCTTCAACCACATGATCGAGGAATTGGAGCGCCGCCAGAATCAACTTCTGCAGGAGAAGAAACTGGCCTCCCTGGGCGTCCTGACTTCGGGCATCGCCCACCAGCTGAACAATCCCCTCAACAATATCTCCACTTCCTGCCAGATCCTGCAGGAGGACATGGTCGACCCGGCCAGCGTCGATCCGGCGTTGTCCCGGCAGATGCTCGACAATATCTACCAGGAGGTCAGCCGCTCCCGCGACATCGTCAAGGGTCTGCTCGAATTCGCCCGCGAAACGGAGTTTTGTCTCAAGCCCCTGCCCCTGGCCGAGGTCGTGCGCCGGGCCATCAGTCTCGTCTCCAGCGAAACGCCCACGGGCGTGCACATCGACAGCCAGGTTCCCGAAGACATCCGTCTGCCCCTGGACAGCCAGCGTTTTCAGGAAGTGCTGCTCAACCTGCTCATCAACGCCATCCAGGCCATCACCCCGCCCGGCACCATCACCATCGACGGCTGGCGCGACGTGGGCGCGGGTCAGGCCGTGCTCCGGATTCGGGATACCGGGTCCGGCATCGCGCCCGAGCACATGGGCCGCATCTTCGATCCGTTCTTCACGCTCAAGGAATCCGGAACGGGTCTGGGCCTGGCCGTTGTTTTCGGGATCATCAAAAAACATGGCGGGACCGTTGCCGTGGACAGCACGCCCGGCCAGGGCACCTGCTTCACCATCCGGTTGCCGCTGGGAGGGGAGGGCGCATGAGCGAACACGGAACCGAAAGAGCGCGCGCGGGGCGGATTCTGGTCGTGGACGACGAGGCCATTGCCCGCGACAATCTGGCCCTGGCCCTGTCCCGGCAGGGGCATGACACGGTCACGGCCGCCAGCGGGAATGAAGCCCTGGAGCTGCTGCCCGCCGGGGATTTCGACTTGGTGCTGACCGATCTGAAGATGGAGGGCATGGACGGACTGGCCCTGTTGC
This region includes:
- a CDS encoding response regulator, which encodes MIFFRKQELETAQPVADPTGLRAKVGQVELPEGVKTAVEAEIGRMEKTDAAVAEYSIALNYVETLLGLPWTGLTRDNLDLDQAAAVFDGSHAGLGQVRERVLEHLASRVLHAKRQAAILVVDDEPIARTNLRHVLAKEGYAVEVAANGEEALDCLRRQEFDCIVTDLKMERMDGLQLLEAASKIAPETRFILVTGYATVDSAVQAIKTGAVHYLAKPIDLSELREAVRSVLVSRTHRYASRAPILCFVGPPGVGKTSVGRAIAEALGRKFYRMSLADLRDEAELRGHRRTYVGAMPGRIIQALKSVGARNPVFMLDEMDKIGQDVKGDPAMALLEILDPEQNARYVDRYLEMPFDLSEVLFIATANGIERLAGPLLDRLEVVQFSGYSEREKLDIATRFLLPRQLRGHGLVSPYPTITDDALVRIIREYTNESGVRGLEREIARLCRKLTRLRLDHGPAATAAPVTAEGAAALLGPARFRHDAASGAPLVGTATGMVWSETGGEVIFVEATRMTGPGQLLLTGSLGGVLKESAQIALSFIRSNALALGVAPDFFEGHDIHIHIPAGGIAKDGPSAGLTIAVALVSLLTGRPARADVALSGELSLIGRVLPVSGVREKILAALRGRAARVVLPAANAADVETLRESVGELPPVTLVDRVEDALAVALVGPEEEPCKVL
- a CDS encoding SulP family inorganic anion transporter, yielding MATCVLKIVPFLGWIKTYTLGHLKMDFMAGLTVALVLIPQSMAYAQLAGLPPYYGLYASFLPPLVAALFGSSRQLATGPVAVVSLMTAASLEPLATAGSESYIAYAVLLALVVGLFQLALGILRLGLVVNFLSHPVVAGFTNAAAIIIATSQLSKMFGVSVDSAEHHYETILRVARAAANYTHWPTLALGVFAFALMFVLKKYTPRVPNVLVAVVLTTLFSWTTGFEHNVSVGQDSVAAPQVVDAIGRYNAAMQAQTDLAARRTVLNTAVEEAKTKGERFALVDDEHELRRLALEMDIAKNQAASLKAQLRATLLRGVPGLDGRTVYTPLEAAPNDASADGRTWRIKVGNAPLDPNSLTLIGGGAVVGNVPGGLPSLTVPHVDLGVMARLLPYAAIIALLGFMEAISIAKAMAAKTGQSLDPNQELIGQGLANIVGAFSRAYPVSGSFSRSAVNLQAGAQTGFSSVFTSAVVLVALLFLTPLLYHLPQCTLAAVIMMAVMGLIHPSCFVHAWKIAWYDGAISVITFVATLAFAPHLDKGIMVGVGLSLAVFLYRNMRPTVSSLARTEEGELRDATRHGLDLCPHVDMVRFNGPLFFANASFLDETITARLRSKKQLKHIVLVAKGINDMDASGEEALSLVIDRCRSRGVDISMSGVNDTVLAILTRSGLLDKLGRDHLYANMEQALCSVHANTHRESTETRCPLTTACRLQNQTPAKRPGPRTFATAGASRPGHA
- a CDS encoding sensor histidine kinase, giving the protein MQGLVARFASGKIRQIVLFGMIVSILSFSVLGGISYYYLLQIEDALGLAEVVDDLSNDILETRRYEKNYLLYALEEDYVETLRYSERALGTIDRIGPVDDGLIGSDQRGQATLVLLRDRLNRYRALFADQNSLRLAGSSAESEALRPELREQGKVLVEESRLFVVYQRERILGIVGTLKRQLSVSIAAFIAVAMFFSWLVGRRIFGALSIIERSARQIVQGNFEALPMPDTSDETTGVVEAFNHMIEELERRQNQLLQEKKLASLGVLTSGIAHQLNNPLNNISTSCQILQEDMVDPASVDPALSRQMLDNIYQEVSRSRDIVKGLLEFARETEFCLKPLPLAEVVRRAISLVSSETPTGVHIDSQVPEDIRLPLDSQRFQEVLLNLLINAIQAITPPGTITIDGWRDVGAGQAVLRIRDTGSGIAPEHMGRIFDPFFTLKESGTGLGLAVVFGIIKKHGGTVAVDSTPGQGTCFTIRLPLGGEGA